A window from Acidimicrobiales bacterium encodes these proteins:
- a CDS encoding WhiB family transcriptional regulator: MDTSWMSVGRCAEEPPEKFFPSDGVGVDRARRICETCAVKEPCLEYALRNRIEHGVWGGHSERSRRRILKKRRDLGIPVTQA, from the coding sequence ATGGACACGAGTTGGATGAGCGTCGGCCGCTGTGCCGAGGAGCCCCCCGAGAAGTTCTTCCCCAGCGATGGTGTCGGCGTGGACCGCGCGCGTCGGATCTGCGAGACCTGCGCTGTCAAGGAGCCGTGTCTCGAGTACGCGCTGCGCAACCGGATCGAACACGGCGTATGGGGTGGTCATTCGGAGCGTTCCCGCCGACGCATTCTCAAGAAGCGCCGAGACCTCGGTATCCCCGTCACACAGGCCTGA
- a CDS encoding zf-HC2 domain-containing protein, protein MSGPMSLPDDDRISAYLDDELSPGERRAFEEELATSPELVAQVRSVGFLRSALRDLPEVESPVDLVAEGRRRRRVARTRRTARPALAIAAVAAAWFLVLGFGAGSALPRIVPAVDELVDAHAAAASGAPNGFAEMDMAMMGEDHPGTLGDGMELSAVFARGPLVLLSYSDGEHAVSVFEQPGVVDWKKMPDGGEMKPMVDDSMSWTKDMEGTEVMVVSSGDTVLTVVADPGTVPMADAVMTMADGDDGGPSIGERLRRAAADIVGLFGLD, encoded by the coding sequence GTGAGCGGTCCGATGTCGCTCCCCGACGACGACCGGATCTCCGCCTATCTCGACGACGAACTGTCGCCCGGAGAGCGGCGCGCCTTCGAAGAGGAGCTGGCGACGTCTCCGGAACTCGTGGCCCAGGTCCGCTCGGTCGGGTTCCTGCGCTCGGCTCTGCGTGATCTCCCCGAGGTCGAGTCTCCGGTGGATCTCGTGGCGGAGGGCCGGCGTCGGCGCCGTGTGGCAAGGACTCGTCGGACCGCTCGCCCGGCCCTGGCGATCGCCGCCGTCGCCGCTGCGTGGTTCCTCGTGCTCGGGTTCGGCGCGGGATCGGCCCTACCGCGGATCGTCCCCGCCGTCGACGAGCTCGTCGACGCGCACGCTGCGGCCGCCTCCGGCGCTCCCAACGGTTTCGCCGAGATGGACATGGCGATGATGGGCGAAGACCACCCCGGGACACTCGGTGACGGGATGGAACTGTCTGCGGTCTTCGCCCGGGGACCGCTCGTGCTGTTGTCCTACAGCGACGGTGAGCACGCGGTGTCGGTGTTCGAGCAACCGGGCGTCGTGGACTGGAAGAAGATGCCCGACGGTGGCGAGATGAAGCCGATGGTCGACGACTCGATGTCGTGGACCAAGGACATGGAGGGCACCGAGGTCATGGTCGTCTCCTCCGGCGACACGGTTCTGACCGTGGTGGCCGACCCGGGGACGGTGCCGATGGCCGATGCGGTGATGACGATGGCCGATGGAGACGACGGCGGACCGTCGATCGGCGAACGGCTGAGGCGGGCTGCCGCCGACATCGTCGGACTGTTCGGTCTGGACTGA
- a CDS encoding sigma-70 family RNA polymerase sigma factor: MPALMTADPPRALRVVTQADAAGEAARVPTWEEVARDHGRFIYTVARRLTGDDADAQDLTQEVLMRVERGLRTYRPGSLRGWLGRICTNAFLDETRRRKRRPVEALPDDPERVLQGAPGADDALAAASLPEHLHEALARLAEDYRVAVVLCDLVGLSYDEIAESVEVPVGTVRSRIHRGRRLLRDDLAARGITP, encoded by the coding sequence ATGCCGGCGCTCATGACCGCGGATCCGCCGCGGGCGCTGCGCGTGGTCACGCAGGCCGACGCAGCGGGAGAGGCCGCACGGGTACCGACGTGGGAAGAAGTGGCCCGTGACCACGGCCGCTTCATCTACACCGTTGCCCGACGTCTCACCGGAGACGACGCCGACGCGCAGGACCTCACCCAGGAGGTGCTCATGCGCGTCGAGCGTGGCCTGCGGACCTACCGGCCGGGTTCGCTGCGCGGATGGCTGGGGCGGATCTGCACGAACGCCTTCCTCGACGAGACCAGGCGTCGCAAGCGGCGCCCGGTGGAGGCGCTGCCCGACGATCCGGAACGTGTTCTGCAGGGCGCGCCCGGCGCGGATGACGCGCTCGCGGCGGCGTCGCTCCCCGAGCATCTCCACGAGGCGCTCGCGCGGCTGGCCGAGGACTACCGCGTCGCCGTCGTCCTGTGTGACCTGGTCGGCTTGAGCTATGACGAGATCGCCGAGAGCGTGGAGGTGCCGGTCGGCACGGTCCGCAGTCGCATCCACCGCGGTCGTCGCCTTCTGCGCGATGACCTCGCGGCCCGGGGGATCACCCCGTGA
- the tatA gene encoding twin-arginine translocase TatA/TatE family subunit, with amino-acid sequence MGSLGTGELLIILIIVLLVFGGAKLPKLARSLGQAQKEFKEGVAEGAEDEEKDEKRA; translated from the coding sequence ATGGGATCACTCGGAACCGGTGAGCTGCTGATCATCTTGATCATCGTTCTCCTCGTGTTCGGCGGTGCGAAGCTGCCGAAACTCGCACGGTCACTCGGCCAGGCTCAAAAAGAGTTCAAAGAGGGCGTGGCTGAGGGCGCGGAAGACGAAGAGAAGGACGAGAAGAGGGCCTGA
- a CDS encoding WhiB family transcriptional regulator, with protein sequence MAISEQAGLEAISLPTMEPKPWQAYANCMGVDPDLFFPERGASTREAKEVCRGCVVRDDCLEYALTNGEKFGIWGGMSERERRRIRRQRALARQAAALGQSSPPAS encoded by the coding sequence ATGGCAATCAGCGAACAAGCGGGCCTGGAGGCGATCTCCCTGCCCACCATGGAACCGAAGCCCTGGCAGGCCTACGCCAACTGCATGGGTGTGGATCCCGATCTCTTCTTCCCCGAGCGGGGTGCGTCGACACGTGAGGCCAAAGAGGTGTGTCGCGGGTGCGTCGTGCGCGACGACTGTCTCGAGTACGCGCTCACCAACGGTGAGAAGTTCGGCATCTGGGGCGGAATGAGCGAGCGGGAGCGTCGTCGCATCCGCCGCCAGCGCGCACTCGCCCGCCAGGCCGCGGCACTCGGCCAGTCGAGCCCACCCGCATCCTGA
- a CDS encoding sigma 54-interacting transcriptional regulator: MTRPGTLAELRESGWDSIPIKEEIRRNTISRIRAGEQLSTGIIGYEDTVVPQLEHALLAGHDIILLGERGQAKTRIIRSLTALLDEWMPIVAGSEVNDDPYAPVSRHGRDLVAEMGDDTPVEWVHRDDRFAEKLATPDTSIADLIGEVDPIKVAEGRYLSDELTLHYGLVPRANRGIFAINELPDLAERIQVGLLNVLEERDVQIRGYRVRLPLDVLLVASANPEDYTNRGRIITPLKDRFGAQIRTHYPRDIDVEMDIVAQEARSFDEATDGVTVTIPDFMAEIVVTVSHLARQSPQVNQRSGVSVRLSVSNQETLTAAASRRALRAGDTAAAPRICDLDALVSSTLGKIEIESLEEGRDAEIVEHLVKAATLDVFRASLDPDDYAGLLDAFDGEVVVHAGPDVAAADLAETARSLPELIAVLGALGYEDADLDRPELVASGVEFVLEGLHLAKRLNKDTAGTAAVFRGRR, translated from the coding sequence ATGACACGTCCGGGGACGCTCGCGGAGCTCAGGGAATCGGGCTGGGACTCGATACCGATCAAGGAGGAGATCCGCCGCAACACCATCAGCCGGATCCGTGCGGGGGAGCAGCTGTCGACGGGCATCATCGGTTACGAGGACACCGTCGTGCCCCAACTCGAGCACGCCCTCCTCGCCGGGCACGACATCATCCTGCTGGGGGAGCGTGGTCAGGCGAAGACCCGCATCATCCGGTCCCTGACGGCGCTGCTCGACGAGTGGATGCCGATCGTCGCCGGCTCCGAGGTCAACGACGACCCCTATGCACCGGTCTCGCGCCACGGACGCGACCTCGTCGCGGAGATGGGTGACGACACCCCCGTCGAATGGGTCCACCGCGACGACCGTTTCGCCGAGAAGCTCGCCACCCCCGACACGTCCATCGCGGACCTCATCGGAGAGGTGGACCCGATCAAGGTCGCCGAGGGCCGCTACCTCTCCGACGAGTTGACCCTGCACTACGGGCTCGTACCCCGCGCCAACCGGGGCATCTTCGCCATCAACGAGCTTCCGGATCTCGCGGAGCGGATCCAGGTCGGACTCCTGAACGTCCTGGAGGAACGCGACGTCCAGATCCGCGGGTACCGGGTCCGGCTGCCGCTCGACGTTCTTCTGGTCGCTTCCGCCAACCCGGAGGACTACACCAACCGGGGCCGGATCATCACGCCGCTCAAGGACCGCTTCGGCGCGCAGATCCGTACGCACTACCCCCGTGACATCGACGTCGAGATGGACATCGTCGCCCAGGAGGCCCGGTCCTTCGACGAGGCCACCGACGGCGTCACGGTCACGATTCCGGATTTCATGGCCGAGATCGTCGTGACGGTCAGCCACCTCGCCCGCCAGAGTCCCCAGGTGAACCAGCGCTCGGGTGTGTCGGTGCGCCTGTCGGTGTCCAACCAGGAGACGCTCACGGCGGCCGCCTCGCGGCGGGCCCTTCGTGCCGGCGACACCGCCGCGGCCCCCCGCATCTGCGATCTGGATGCGCTCGTCTCGTCGACCCTCGGCAAGATCGAGATCGAGAGTCTCGAGGAGGGCCGCGACGCCGAGATCGTCGAGCACCTCGTGAAGGCGGCCACCCTCGACGTGTTCCGTGCCTCGCTCGACCCCGACGACTACGCGGGCCTGCTCGACGCGTTCGACGGCGAGGTGGTGGTCCATGCGGGCCCGGATGTGGCCGCCGCGGACCTCGCCGAGACCGCGAGGTCGCTCCCCGAACTCATTGCGGTCCTCGGCGCGCTCGGCTACGAGGACGCCGATCTCGACCGACCCGAACTCGTGGCGAGCGGTGTCGAGTTCGTCCTCGAGGGTCTGCACCTCGCGAAGCGCCTGAACAAGGACACCGCCGGCACGGCGGCGGTGTTCCGCGGGCGGCGCTAG
- a CDS encoding succinate dehydrogenase cytochrome b subunit — protein MARTMSRPEAAGPVNKGPRIRLPWPLSFYQTAVGKKWVMALTGIGLLGFILVHMIGNLHLYEGPFETYEYGEALRDLGGHFVPRTWLLWAMRIGLIAMFALHIHSAATLTRMNQRANPKTVPGGGKQYEGGRDYIAADYASRSMRWTGIIIGLFLVYHLADLTWGHFNPDFVRGDPYHNVTASLGNIGVAIIYIVANIALALHIYHGAWSMFQTLGINSPKYNNARRRFAQGFALVILVGNLSFPIMVQADVIDEDNGSVVRLIESGQFEGEEAAQ, from the coding sequence ATGGCGAGAACGATGTCCCGCCCCGAGGCTGCGGGACCGGTCAACAAGGGGCCCCGCATCCGGCTCCCGTGGCCACTGAGCTTCTATCAGACCGCGGTCGGCAAGAAGTGGGTCATGGCGCTCACCGGGATCGGCCTGCTGGGCTTCATCCTCGTCCACATGATCGGCAACCTCCATCTCTACGAGGGGCCCTTCGAGACCTACGAGTACGGCGAGGCCCTGCGTGACCTCGGCGGCCACTTCGTCCCCCGCACCTGGCTCCTGTGGGCCATGCGAATCGGCCTGATCGCCATGTTCGCTCTGCACATCCACTCGGCCGCGACGCTGACCCGGATGAACCAGCGGGCGAACCCCAAGACGGTGCCCGGCGGGGGCAAGCAGTACGAGGGTGGTCGGGACTACATCGCCGCCGACTACGCATCACGGTCGATGCGCTGGACCGGGATCATCATCGGCCTGTTCCTCGTGTACCACCTCGCCGATCTGACATGGGGGCATTTCAACCCCGACTTCGTGCGCGGCGACCCGTACCACAACGTGACCGCGAGCCTCGGCAACATCGGCGTCGCGATCATCTACATCGTGGCCAACATCGCCCTGGCGCTGCACATCTACCACGGGGCCTGGAGCATGTTCCAGACCCTCGGGATCAACAGCCCGAAGTACAACAACGCCCGCCGACGCTTCGCGCAGGGGTTCGCCCTCGTGATCCTCGTCGGCAACCTCAGCTTCCCGATCATGGTCCAGGCCGACGTCATCGACGAGGACAACGGCTCGGTGGTCCGGCTGATCGAGTCGGGACAGTTCGAGGGAGAGGAGGCCGCGCAATGA
- a CDS encoding fumarate reductase/succinate dehydrogenase flavoprotein subunit: MIGSLDPRTPEGPLADKWTNHKFDMKLVNPNNKRKFTVIIVGSGLAGASAAATMGELGYDVRLFTYHDSPRRAHSIAAQGGINASKNYQNDGDSTYRLFYDTIKGGDYRSREANTYRLAETSVDIIDQCVAQGVPFAREYGGLLDNRSFGGAQVSRTFYARGQTGQQLLLGAYSALMRQVALGTVQMNTRTEMLDLVTHEDRAVGIVTRDLISGEIASHSAHAVVLATGGYSNVYFLSTNAKMCNVTAAWRAHRKGALFANPCYTQIHPTCIPPSDDFQSKLTLMSESLRNDGRIWVPKNLDETRAARDIPEAERDYYLERKYPAFGNLVPRDVASRNAKTVVDEGRGVGPRKNGVYLDFADAIARDGADTIRAKYGNLFDMYERITGENPYEVPMRIYPATHYTMGGLWVDYELMSNLPGLFVLGEANFSDHGANRLGASALMQGLADGYFVAPYTIGNYLAPLLGDKPVPTDHEVFTTAVTEAEDRTKQWLSINGTKTVDHYHRELGRIVWDYIGMERSREGLEKALSEIPALEAEFHSNVRVLGSADTLNQSLEKAGRVNDFFQLAKVMARDALEREESCGGHFRVEHQTPEGEAKRDDENFTHVAAWEWTGPDSDPVRHTEQLDFDNVALTTRSYK, translated from the coding sequence ATGATCGGTTCACTCGATCCGAGAACCCCCGAGGGACCGTTGGCCGACAAGTGGACGAACCACAAGTTCGACATGAAGCTGGTCAACCCGAACAACAAGCGGAAGTTCACTGTCATCATCGTCGGATCCGGCCTCGCCGGTGCATCGGCTGCTGCGACCATGGGCGAGCTCGGCTACGACGTGCGGCTGTTCACGTACCACGACAGCCCCCGGCGGGCCCACTCGATCGCGGCGCAGGGCGGCATCAACGCGTCGAAGAACTACCAGAACGACGGCGACAGCACGTACCGCCTCTTCTACGACACCATCAAGGGCGGCGACTACCGCAGCCGTGAGGCCAACACCTACCGCCTCGCCGAGACGTCGGTCGACATCATCGACCAGTGCGTCGCCCAGGGAGTCCCGTTCGCCCGCGAGTACGGCGGCCTCCTCGACAACCGCTCCTTCGGCGGCGCACAGGTCTCACGTACCTTCTACGCCCGCGGCCAGACCGGCCAGCAACTCCTGTTGGGCGCCTACTCGGCGCTCATGCGCCAGGTCGCGCTCGGAACCGTCCAGATGAACACCCGCACGGAGATGCTCGACCTCGTCACCCACGAGGACCGCGCCGTCGGGATCGTCACCCGTGACCTGATCAGCGGCGAGATCGCCTCGCACAGCGCCCACGCGGTGGTGCTGGCCACCGGCGGGTACAGCAACGTCTACTTCCTGTCGACGAACGCCAAGATGTGCAACGTCACGGCCGCGTGGCGCGCCCACCGGAAGGGGGCGCTGTTCGCCAACCCGTGCTACACGCAGATCCACCCGACATGCATCCCGCCGAGCGACGACTTCCAGTCGAAGCTGACGCTCATGTCGGAGTCGCTGCGCAACGACGGCCGCATCTGGGTTCCGAAGAACCTCGACGAAACCCGCGCAGCCCGTGACATCCCCGAGGCCGAGCGGGACTACTACCTAGAGCGGAAGTACCCGGCCTTCGGCAATCTCGTACCCCGGGACGTCGCGAGTCGCAACGCGAAGACCGTCGTCGACGAGGGACGCGGCGTGGGTCCACGCAAGAACGGCGTGTATCTCGACTTCGCCGATGCGATCGCGCGCGACGGGGCGGACACCATCCGCGCCAAGTACGGCAACCTCTTCGACATGTACGAGCGCATCACCGGGGAGAACCCCTACGAGGTGCCGATGCGCATCTACCCCGCCACCCACTACACGATGGGTGGCCTGTGGGTGGACTACGAGTTGATGAGCAACCTGCCCGGCCTCTTCGTCCTGGGCGAGGCCAACTTCTCGGACCACGGAGCGAACCGCCTCGGTGCCTCGGCCCTGATGCAGGGTCTCGCCGACGGCTACTTCGTAGCTCCGTACACGATCGGCAACTACCTGGCGCCCCTTCTCGGCGACAAGCCCGTGCCGACCGACCACGAGGTCTTCACGACCGCCGTCACCGAGGCGGAGGACCGCACGAAGCAGTGGCTGTCCATCAACGGCACCAAGACCGTGGACCACTACCACCGCGAACTCGGCCGGATCGTGTGGGACTACATCGGCATGGAACGCAGTCGCGAAGGGCTCGAGAAGGCCCTGTCGGAGATCCCGGCGCTCGAGGCCGAGTTCCACTCCAACGTCCGTGTGCTGGGCTCCGCCGACACGCTCAACCAGAGCCTCGAGAAGGCCGGCCGGGTCAACGACTTCTTCCAACTCGCCAAGGTCATGGCCCGCGATGCTCTCGAACGTGAAGAGAGCTGCGGCGGCCACTTCCGGGTCGAGCACCAGACCCCCGAGGGCGAGGCGAAGCGCGACGACGAGAACTTCACCCACGTCGCCGCCTGGGAATGGACAGGTCCCGATTCCGACCCCGTCCGCCACACCGAACAACTCGACTTCGACAACGTCGCGTTGACCACGCGGTCCTACAAGTAG
- a CDS encoding succinate dehydrogenase/fumarate reductase iron-sulfur subunit has protein sequence MSTELSLTLKIWRQNGPDDPGRFTTHDISGVPDDASFLEMLDLLNENLQDAGDEPVVFESDCREGICGTCGLMINGRAHGPQKGTATCQLHMRKFSDGDTITIEPWRAAAFPVIRDLAVDRSPLDEIIKSGGYITVNTGGAPDANLIPVPKEAADSAFDAAACIGCGACVAACPNSAAQLFTAAKVEHLNLLPQGQAQRWQRTQAMVDTMEEFFGSCTNHGECEEACPKEISLDFIAYMNRDYVKATFKNRRLTGQKN, from the coding sequence ATGTCAACCGAGCTTTCCCTCACCCTCAAGATCTGGCGCCAGAACGGGCCGGACGACCCGGGTCGGTTCACGACCCACGACATCTCCGGCGTCCCCGACGACGCATCGTTCCTGGAGATGCTCGACCTGTTGAACGAGAACCTCCAGGACGCCGGCGACGAGCCCGTCGTCTTCGAGTCCGACTGCCGCGAGGGCATCTGTGGCACATGCGGGCTGATGATCAACGGACGCGCGCACGGCCCCCAGAAGGGCACCGCGACGTGCCAGTTGCACATGCGGAAGTTCTCCGACGGCGACACGATCACGATCGAGCCGTGGCGGGCCGCCGCCTTCCCGGTGATCCGGGACCTCGCGGTGGATCGTTCGCCCCTCGACGAGATCATCAAGTCCGGCGGCTACATCACGGTCAACACCGGCGGTGCGCCTGACGCGAATCTCATCCCCGTCCCGAAGGAGGCTGCTGACTCGGCATTCGACGCAGCGGCGTGTATCGGCTGCGGAGCCTGCGTCGCCGCGTGTCCGAACAGCGCCGCCCAGTTGTTCACCGCGGCGAAGGTCGAGCACCTCAACCTGTTGCCCCAGGGCCAGGCGCAGCGTTGGCAACGGACCCAGGCGATGGTGGACACGATGGAGGAGTTCTTCGGCTCCTGCACGAACCACGGGGAGTGCGAGGAGGCCTGTCCGAAGGAGATCTCGCTCGACTTCATCGCCTACATGAACCGTGACTACGTGAAGGCGACCTTCAAGAACCGTCGTCTGACCGGTCAGAAGAACTGA
- a CDS encoding alpha/beta hydrolase codes for MTGPGHQRLTVAVDDVDLHVEVTHRSGSSRQPVLLVSGADSPASRWRPRLVDGLGAAGHTVIRYDHRDIGRSGASGVPYDLHRLTADAVAVLDALSITAAHVVGSSMGAMIGQLLAIDHGERVVSLTVLISSPDPVSGALSAPSDRYMEAAGEMIFAPPPVDDAERVERILAGARLLTGTRYDFDEDFLRRDAVTSIVESWTLESGHLNAVLTTPAWFDRLGRLTCPALVVHGTEDPLFGADHPEAFVDAVPHASLEIVEGLGHEVPDGLVGDLLPTLTAHLADAEPVGGAEPGVSSSDRSDDGS; via the coding sequence ATGACCGGCCCGGGACACCAGCGACTGACCGTCGCCGTCGATGACGTCGACCTGCATGTCGAGGTCACGCACCGGTCGGGCTCGTCGCGGCAACCGGTGCTGCTCGTCTCGGGGGCCGACTCGCCCGCGAGTCGTTGGCGACCACGCCTGGTCGACGGCCTCGGCGCGGCCGGGCACACGGTGATCCGCTACGACCACCGCGACATCGGCCGTAGCGGCGCGTCGGGAGTCCCCTATGACCTGCACCGCCTCACCGCGGACGCCGTCGCGGTCCTGGACGCGCTCTCGATCACGGCTGCGCATGTGGTCGGTTCCTCGATGGGTGCGATGATCGGTCAACTTCTCGCCATCGACCACGGTGAGCGGGTCGTGTCGTTGACGGTGCTGATCTCCTCTCCGGACCCGGTCAGCGGTGCGCTGTCGGCCCCGTCGGACCGGTACATGGAAGCAGCGGGGGAGATGATCTTCGCTCCGCCCCCCGTTGACGACGCTGAACGGGTCGAGCGGATCCTGGCGGGTGCCCGCCTGTTGACCGGTACGCGCTACGACTTCGATGAGGACTTCCTACGCCGCGACGCAGTCACGTCGATCGTCGAGAGCTGGACACTCGAGTCCGGGCATCTGAACGCAGTGCTCACGACGCCGGCGTGGTTCGACCGACTCGGACGGCTGACGTGTCCGGCCCTCGTGGTCCACGGCACAGAGGACCCCCTGTTCGGGGCCGACCACCCCGAGGCGTTCGTCGACGCGGTCCCCCATGCGTCGCTGGAGATCGTCGAGGGGCTGGGGCACGAGGTCCCCGACGGTCTCGTCGGGGACCTTCTACCGACGTTGACGGCGCATCTCGCCGATGCCGAGCCGGTCGGTGGCGCCGAGCCCGGTGTCAGTTCTTCTGACCGGTCAGACGACGGTTCTTGA
- a CDS encoding DUF368 domain-containing protein, with translation MRRDIPVATLAGNALRGFLMGAADIVPGVSGGTVALVLGIYERLVESVRRAASAAGRLLRGRPAQARQDLSAVEWSLVVPLLVGILVAIGALSALIDHLLEEEAEVMAGLFLGLVAASVVVAARMVRRWTGVEAALATTVALATFALLGLSNGPVADPSVIQFTGAGAIAICAMILPGISGSFLLLMLGMYAPVLAAVNERAVADLIVFAAGAAVGLSLFSTVLGRALDRWRNPLLAALIGLMAGSLRVLWPWPNGVGIIAEDAADVVDGTGLDWPATADLPGPTIAAILGFIAVMAGTALGNRDKGS, from the coding sequence GTGAGGCGAGACATCCCTGTGGCGACGTTGGCGGGCAACGCCCTACGTGGGTTCCTCATGGGCGCGGCCGACATCGTCCCTGGCGTGTCCGGCGGCACCGTGGCGCTGGTCCTGGGCATCTACGAGCGCCTGGTCGAATCCGTCCGGCGGGCAGCCTCTGCTGCGGGGCGCCTTCTCAGAGGCCGCCCGGCACAGGCGCGCCAGGACCTTTCGGCGGTCGAGTGGAGCCTCGTCGTTCCACTGCTGGTGGGGATCCTCGTCGCGATCGGCGCGCTGTCGGCGCTCATCGACCACCTCCTCGAGGAGGAGGCGGAGGTCATGGCCGGCCTGTTCCTCGGTCTCGTGGCGGCCTCGGTGGTGGTCGCCGCGCGGATGGTCCGACGGTGGACGGGCGTGGAAGCCGCTCTCGCCACGACGGTCGCGCTGGCCACCTTCGCGTTGCTCGGCCTGTCGAACGGCCCGGTCGCCGATCCGAGCGTCATCCAGTTCACCGGGGCCGGCGCGATCGCCATCTGCGCCATGATCCTGCCGGGGATCTCCGGGTCGTTCCTGTTGTTGATGCTCGGGATGTACGCGCCGGTGCTCGCGGCGGTCAACGAGCGCGCGGTGGCCGACCTGATCGTGTTCGCGGCAGGAGCCGCCGTGGGCCTCTCACTGTTCTCCACGGTCCTCGGCAGAGCTCTCGACCGGTGGCGCAACCCGCTGCTGGCGGCGCTGATCGGACTGATGGCCGGATCACTGCGGGTCCTGTGGCCGTGGCCGAACGGTGTCGGGATCATCGCCGAAGACGCTGCAGACGTGGTCGACGGCACGGGCCTCGACTGGCCCGCCACCGCAGACCTGCCGGGACCGACGATTGCGGCGATCCTCGGATTCATCGCGGTCATGGCGGGGACCGCTCTCGGGAACCGGGACAAGGGGAGCTGA
- a CDS encoding superoxide dismutase — protein MAIELPPLPFAEDALAPHMSAETLSFHYGKHHAGYVNKLNAAIEGTPDADKSLEDIVTSASGGVFNNAAQIWNHTFFWNSMSPDGGGDPSGALKDAIEASFGSVDEFKTKFASAAGTLFGSGWTWLVSGDSGLEIVQTKDADTPLAHGKTALLTIDVWEHAYYLDFQNARPAYIETWLENLVNWEHAAANLG, from the coding sequence GTGGCCATTGAACTTCCCCCGCTTCCGTTCGCCGAGGACGCTCTTGCGCCCCACATGTCGGCCGAGACGCTCAGCTTCCACTACGGCAAGCACCACGCCGGCTATGTGAACAAGCTGAACGCCGCCATCGAGGGGACACCCGACGCCGACAAGAGCCTGGAGGACATCGTCACCAGCGCCTCGGGTGGTGTGTTCAACAACGCCGCTCAGATCTGGAACCACACCTTCTTCTGGAACTCGATGAGCCCGGACGGCGGCGGCGACCCCTCCGGCGCTCTCAAGGACGCCATCGAGGCGTCGTTCGGCTCCGTCGACGAGTTCAAGACCAAGTTCGCCTCTGCGGCCGGCACTCTCTTCGGTTCGGGCTGGACCTGGCTCGTGAGCGGTGACAGCGGCCTCGAGATCGTCCAGACCAAGGACGCCGACACGCCTCTCGCGCACGGCAAGACCGCCCTGCTGACCATCGACGTCTGGGAGCACGCGTACTACCTGGACTTCCAGAACGCCCGCCCGGCGTACATCGAGACGTGGCTCGAGAACCTCGTCAACTGGGAGCACGCGGCAGCCAACCTCGGCTGA
- a CDS encoding malate dehydrogenase produces MTKPPVRVAVTGAAGQIGYALLFRIASGHLLGEDQPVIIQMLEITPALGALDGVHMELDDCAFPLLAGVVKSDDADVAFGDADYAILVGAMPRKAGMERADLLEANGGIFGPQGRALNASASRDVKVLVVGNPANTNCLIAQNSAPDLDPANFTAMTRLDHNRAMSQLSARVQRPVSSISKMTIWGNHSSTQYPDLYHCEVDGQNAAALVGDEAWIADEFIPTVAKRGAAIIEARGASSAASAANAAIDHVHDWALGTPEGDWTSMSVVSDGSYGVPEGIISSFPCTTSGGAWEIVQGLDIDGFSRERIDASAAELVSERDAVSELGLI; encoded by the coding sequence ATGACCAAACCGCCCGTTCGCGTCGCCGTCACCGGCGCCGCCGGTCAGATCGGCTACGCGCTGCTGTTCCGTATCGCAAGTGGCCACCTGCTCGGTGAAGACCAGCCGGTGATCATCCAGATGCTCGAGATCACCCCGGCGCTGGGCGCGCTCGACGGCGTCCACATGGAACTCGACGACTGCGCGTTCCCGCTGCTGGCCGGGGTCGTAAAGTCCGATGACGCCGATGTCGCTTTCGGCGACGCCGACTACGCGATCCTCGTCGGGGCCATGCCGCGCAAGGCGGGAATGGAGCGGGCGGACCTGCTCGAGGCCAACGGTGGCATCTTCGGCCCCCAGGGCCGGGCCCTCAATGCGTCGGCGAGCCGCGATGTGAAGGTGCTCGTCGTCGGCAACCCCGCCAACACGAACTGCCTCATCGCCCAGAACAGCGCCCCCGATCTGGATCCGGCGAACTTCACCGCGATGACCCGTCTCGATCACAACCGCGCGATGAGCCAGCTGTCAGCGCGTGTGCAGCGCCCGGTCTCGTCGATCTCGAAGATGACGATCTGGGGTAACCACTCCTCCACGCAGTACCCCGACCTCTACCACTGCGAGGTCGACGGCCAGAACGCCGCCGCTCTGGTCGGCGACGAGGCGTGGATCGCTGACGAGTTCATCCCCACCGTCGCCAAGCGTGGCGCGGCGATCATCGAGGCGAGGGGAGCGTCGTCGGCCGCTTCCGCGGCCAACGCCGCCATCGACCACGTCCACGACTGGGCCCTCGGGACCCCCGAAGGCGACTGGACGTCCATGTCGGTAGTCTCGGACGGCTCCTACGGCGTTCCCGAGGGGATCATCTCGTCGTTCCCGTGCACGACCTCCGGCGGTGCCTGGGAGATCGTGCAGGGCCTCGACATCGACGGCTTCAGCCGGGAGCGCATCGACGCCTCGGCGGCGGAACTCGTCTCCGAGCGCGACGCCGTGTCCGAGCTCGGTCTGATCTGA